The Flavobacterium marginilacus genome window below encodes:
- a CDS encoding AraC family transcriptional regulator, which translates to MKILPFKIPKTEREALIYQEDIERVFYNHLHQHEEIQISYIVKGCGTLIVGDSINDYKENDILVIGENVPHVFKSDAETCPESIMFTLFFTKTSFGKDFFSLNDMSSVDDFFKNSEYGIKVLSNHNKIIHHFEKLKKQNKIQRIASFLKIINIIINSEKAPLSSFIYRKKYTDDEGRRMSAVFEYAIEFYHQNITLEEVAEKANMSKNAFCRYFKKRTNKTFFQFLIEIRIENACKLLHNKKDLSIASISELCGFQDIANFNRKFKELKGISPSQYRGQF; encoded by the coding sequence TTGAAAATCCTTCCTTTTAAAATACCTAAAACCGAAAGAGAAGCGCTTATTTATCAAGAGGATATTGAACGCGTTTTTTACAATCATCTTCACCAGCATGAAGAGATTCAGATAAGCTATATCGTGAAAGGATGCGGCACATTGATAGTGGGAGATTCCATAAACGATTATAAAGAAAATGATATTTTAGTGATTGGCGAGAACGTGCCCCATGTTTTTAAAAGTGATGCAGAAACCTGTCCGGAATCAATAATGTTCACTTTGTTTTTTACAAAAACATCATTCGGCAAAGATTTTTTCAGTCTTAATGACATGAGCAGTGTTGATGATTTTTTTAAGAACTCGGAGTACGGAATCAAAGTTTTGTCAAACCACAATAAAATCATCCATCATTTTGAAAAATTAAAAAAACAGAATAAAATTCAGCGCATTGCCTCATTTCTAAAAATCATAAACATTATCATAAACTCAGAAAAAGCGCCTCTTTCATCATTTATCTATAGAAAAAAATATACTGATGATGAAGGAAGACGAATGAGTGCCGTTTTTGAATATGCTATAGAGTTTTATCATCAGAACATTACTTTGGAAGAAGTAGCAGAAAAAGCCAATATGAGTAAAAACGCTTTCTGCAGATATTTTAAAAAACGTACTAACAAAACTTTTTTTCAGTTTTTGATTGAAATCAGAATTGAAAATGCGTGCAAACTTCTCCATAACAAAAAGGATCTTTCGATTGCTTCCATATCTGAACTCTGCGGATTTCAGGATATTGCTAATTTCAACAGAAAATTCAAAGAATTAAAAGGGATTTCGCCTTCGCAGTATCGCGGGCAGTTTTAA
- a CDS encoding M61 family metallopeptidase — protein MMKKLDFKFRFFACLLAFLFLSVSKAESFANKSIIMNYTVSMEEPELHYLDIRLECEGLTDNQTSFMLPVWSPGYYMILDTPRHIVDFDVMDSSGNKLFWHKKSKNNWVVENGKHRKIVITYRFFANRKSVAESYADGEKAFIMPNNVFMHIENQINNPVQVTFNPYKKWNKISTGLKRVKEGTNTFFANNFDILYDSPVYIGNQLTVDFEYEGKSYSLGIASPQGLDKEKFTSDLKKIMTATTAVMKKVPYDYYSFIMMEAGGGGLEHWNSQAIFTNGTFDFKSKEEYTDFLNFVTHEYFHLYNVKAIRPIELGPFDYNKENYTSMLWVSEGFTVYYEYIIMMRAGLLESKDAYKYFTESIKRYENIEGSKHMSLSRSSFDIWLNFFNNESNAKQTTISYYNKGPVIALLLDLEIRNNTRNQKSLDDVMRFLYNEFYEKKGRGFTEAEFWQVSEQIAGKSLDEIKTYVNTVKAVDYQRYLKYAGLQIDLSPMKSAAGNDTLIERSFEIKELSETSPLQMEIRKSIFK, from the coding sequence ATGATGAAAAAATTAGATTTTAAGTTTAGATTTTTTGCATGTCTGCTGGCATTTTTATTCTTAAGTGTGAGTAAAGCGGAATCATTTGCCAATAAATCAATCATAATGAATTATACCGTTTCGATGGAAGAGCCAGAGTTGCATTATCTGGATATTCGTTTGGAATGCGAAGGACTGACAGATAATCAAACCAGTTTTATGCTTCCGGTGTGGTCGCCGGGTTATTACATGATTTTGGACACTCCGAGACATATCGTGGATTTTGATGTAATGGATAGCAGCGGGAATAAATTGTTTTGGCATAAAAAATCCAAAAACAACTGGGTGGTCGAAAACGGTAAGCATAGAAAGATTGTAATTACGTATCGTTTTTTTGCCAATCGAAAATCGGTTGCAGAATCGTATGCTGATGGTGAAAAAGCTTTCATAATGCCTAACAATGTCTTCATGCACATCGAAAATCAGATTAATAATCCTGTGCAGGTAACTTTTAATCCGTATAAAAAATGGAATAAAATTTCAACCGGACTGAAAAGGGTAAAAGAAGGAACAAATACTTTTTTTGCCAATAATTTTGACATATTGTATGACAGCCCGGTTTATATTGGAAATCAATTGACAGTAGATTTTGAGTACGAAGGAAAATCATATTCCTTAGGAATTGCGTCTCCGCAAGGATTAGACAAAGAAAAATTTACCTCGGATCTCAAAAAAATTATGACAGCCACAACGGCTGTTATGAAAAAAGTGCCCTATGATTATTATAGTTTTATCATGATGGAAGCTGGCGGAGGAGGTCTGGAACATTGGAATTCCCAAGCTATATTTACCAATGGAACTTTTGATTTTAAATCCAAAGAGGAGTATACGGATTTTTTGAATTTTGTAACCCATGAATATTTTCATCTTTACAATGTAAAAGCAATCCGCCCGATAGAATTAGGACCATTTGATTATAACAAAGAAAATTACACGTCGATGTTATGGGTTTCTGAGGGTTTTACTGTTTATTATGAATACATTATCATGATGAGAGCCGGCCTGCTTGAAAGTAAAGATGCCTATAAATATTTCACTGAATCCATAAAGAGGTATGAAAATATTGAAGGCAGTAAACACATGTCCTTATCCCGCTCCAGTTTTGATATTTGGCTGAACTTTTTCAACAACGAAAGCAATGCCAAGCAGACAACAATATCATATTACAACAAAGGACCGGTAATTGCGCTTTTATTAGATTTAGAAATCAGAAATAATACCCGAAACCAAAAATCTTTGGACGATGTAATGCGTTTTTTGTATAACGAATTTTATGAAAAAAAGGGAAGGGGTTTTACCGAAGCTGAGTTTTGGCAGGTTTCTGAACAAATTGCTGGAAAATCTTTGGACGAAATAAAAACCTATGTAAATACCGTAAAGGCTGTTGATTATCAGAGATATTTAAAGTATGCAGGACTTCAGATAGATTTAAGTCCGATGAAATCTGCCGCTGGAAATGATACTTTGATTGAAAGAAGTTTTGAAATAAAAGAATTATCAGAAACTTCCCCATTGCAGATGGAAATCAGAAAGTCTATTTTTAAATAA
- a CDS encoding aldehyde dehydrogenase (NADP(+)) — MITGKNYIGDTLSAKGETTYRTINPELNLENETVFYEATEDEISQAAALAETAFKIYGTIEDIKKAAFLEAIAEEIEALGEDLLVTYVQESGLPAGRANGERARTTGQLRAFAAMLREGSWVEAIINKTEGKPDIRRMQIPIGPVVVFGASNFPLAFSTAGGDTASALAAGCPVIVKSHPLHAGTGELVASAIIKAAKRTGMPNGVFSNINSSGIAVGKALVEHSSIKAVGFTGSINGGTALCKIAANRSVPIPVYAEMGSINPVLVLPSALKTDCEKWAKNYAASITAGTGQFCTNPGLILGINSKELEDFITILALETDKLEPSCMLHPNIKRQYENLKSEVLEQEGYKQQTNLNKEIKPNYALQNIISVDGGTFLKNKTFHKEVFGPFSVVVKCDDVDQLNEIIHDLEGQLTGTIINSDLKELDEFREVIENLKNKVGRLVFNNVPTGVEVCSGMTHGGPFPASSDSKFTSVGLTSVKRWVRPVTYQDWPDALLPAALQDKNLRNITRTINDILTKNPI, encoded by the coding sequence ATGATAACAGGGAAAAATTATATTGGAGATACGCTTTCCGCAAAAGGGGAAACGACATATAGAACAATAAATCCAGAATTAAATCTGGAGAATGAAACTGTTTTTTATGAAGCCACAGAAGACGAAATTTCTCAGGCAGCTGCATTGGCAGAAACCGCTTTTAAAATATACGGAACTATTGAAGATATAAAAAAAGCTGCTTTTTTAGAAGCCATTGCCGAAGAAATAGAAGCTTTGGGAGAAGATTTATTAGTGACGTATGTTCAGGAATCGGGTCTTCCTGCCGGAAGGGCCAATGGTGAACGTGCCAGAACAACCGGACAATTGAGAGCATTTGCAGCTATGCTGAGAGAAGGTTCATGGGTGGAAGCAATTATCAATAAAACAGAAGGCAAACCAGACATTAGGAGAATGCAGATTCCAATTGGTCCTGTTGTAGTTTTTGGAGCCAGTAATTTCCCGCTTGCTTTTTCCACCGCTGGTGGCGATACGGCAAGTGCTTTGGCAGCAGGCTGTCCTGTTATTGTAAAATCACATCCGCTTCATGCCGGAACGGGAGAATTAGTTGCTTCAGCCATTATTAAAGCAGCTAAAAGAACAGGAATGCCAAATGGAGTTTTTTCCAATATTAACAGCAGCGGTATTGCTGTTGGAAAAGCGCTGGTAGAGCATTCGTCAATTAAAGCTGTTGGTTTTACAGGAAGTATCAACGGAGGTACAGCACTTTGTAAAATTGCAGCCAACAGATCCGTTCCGATTCCGGTTTATGCAGAGATGGGAAGTATTAATCCAGTATTGGTTCTGCCTTCAGCTTTAAAAACAGACTGCGAAAAATGGGCCAAAAATTATGCTGCATCAATTACGGCTGGAACAGGCCAATTTTGTACAAATCCAGGACTTATTTTAGGGATAAACAGCAAGGAATTGGAGGATTTTATTACTATTTTAGCTTTAGAGACAGATAAATTAGAGCCATCCTGCATGTTACATCCTAATATTAAAAGACAATACGAAAACCTAAAATCAGAAGTTCTTGAACAAGAAGGATATAAACAGCAGACCAATTTGAATAAAGAGATAAAACCAAATTATGCACTGCAGAATATAATATCGGTTGATGGCGGTACTTTTTTAAAAAATAAAACATTCCATAAGGAAGTTTTCGGGCCTTTTTCGGTTGTTGTCAAATGTGATGATGTGGATCAGCTGAATGAAATTATTCATGATTTGGAAGGACAGCTGACAGGAACGATAATAAATTCTGATTTAAAAGAATTGGATGAGTTCAGGGAAGTAATCGAAAACCTCAAAAATAAAGTAGGAAGGTTAGTTTTTAATAATGTTCCTACGGGAGTTGAGGTTTGTTCCGGAATGACACACGGCGGACCATTTCCTGCGAGTTCAGACAGTAAATTTACGTCAGTGGGATTAACTTCAGTAAAAAGATGGGTGCGCCCGGTAACTTATCAGGATTGGCCGGATGCATTGCTGCCAGCAGCTCTGCAGGATAAAAATCTGCGGAATATCACTAGAACCATAAATGATATACTAACAAAGAATCCAATATAA
- a CDS encoding RagB/SusD family nutrient uptake outer membrane protein, whose translation MKNKNIVFKILISGLFLLGTGCTDLDETVYDKISAESTVLTSEDLTSIMAPAYTSFRDIFWGWDAAFCLYEESSDLIVTPQRNGIGWGDYYITMHQHTWGTALPHAEGNWYYLYSGVTNVNRAIYQIEQIQGIDKKENVIQELKALRAIYYYLLLDNFRNVPIVTKFDVPKGYLPTQNTGKEVYDFVESELKTALPYLSDKNDPTSYGKVTTWAVKMTLAKLYLNAGVYTGTPKWNEALAQVNDIIDSGKFSLTANYLDNFKIKNEGSSEEILSIPFDQKKTGGNYWPFKTLAGPSQATFDMSGGPWNGSGGIPQFIDTYDPDDQRLKDSWLGGKQFTSKGEPIMVDGKQFEYINFLTDVNGCEPNEGFRMVKYEIGLGEIGQGSNDVPFYRLTDAMMIKAECLLRTGDADAAAAIVTQIRQRDFKNTNPAKATVTGAKLLGGSVYKYGTYKAGVITNYEGGADIKYGGFLDELAWEFVGEAHRKQDLIRFGVYSTKSWFSKVKNPGAAFRAILPIPQSEMDKNSNLKQNPGY comes from the coding sequence ATGAAAAATAAAAATATAGTTTTTAAAATCCTTATTTCAGGCTTGTTCCTTTTAGGTACAGGATGTACAGATTTGGATGAAACAGTTTATGATAAAATATCTGCCGAGAGTACGGTATTGACCTCCGAAGATTTAACAAGTATTATGGCACCTGCATATACTTCGTTTAGAGATATCTTTTGGGGCTGGGATGCGGCTTTCTGTCTTTATGAAGAATCATCCGATTTGATAGTAACACCACAACGAAATGGAATTGGCTGGGGAGATTATTATATAACGATGCATCAACACACATGGGGAACAGCATTGCCTCATGCAGAGGGTAACTGGTATTATTTGTACTCAGGAGTTACCAATGTTAACAGGGCTATTTATCAAATAGAGCAAATACAAGGCATTGATAAAAAAGAAAATGTAATTCAGGAACTAAAAGCCTTAAGAGCCATTTATTATTATTTGTTGCTAGATAATTTCAGAAATGTGCCAATCGTAACCAAATTTGATGTTCCTAAAGGCTATTTGCCTACACAAAATACAGGAAAAGAAGTATATGATTTTGTAGAAAGTGAATTAAAAACAGCTTTGCCATATTTAAGTGATAAAAATGATCCAACATCTTATGGTAAAGTTACAACCTGGGCTGTTAAAATGACTTTGGCAAAATTGTATTTGAATGCTGGTGTATATACTGGGACACCTAAATGGAATGAGGCTTTAGCTCAAGTTAATGATATTATAGATAGTGGGAAGTTTAGTCTGACAGCTAATTATTTGGATAACTTCAAGATTAAAAATGAGGGATCTTCAGAAGAAATATTATCCATCCCATTTGACCAAAAAAAGACGGGGGGAAATTATTGGCCTTTTAAAACTTTGGCAGGACCAAGTCAAGCAACATTTGACATGAGTGGAGGTCCTTGGAATGGCTCTGGAGGTATTCCTCAATTTATTGATACCTATGATCCAGATGATCAACGATTAAAGGATTCTTGGCTGGGTGGCAAACAGTTTACAAGTAAAGGAGAGCCAATAATGGTTGACGGTAAACAATTTGAATATATTAACTTTTTAACCGATGTTAATGGCTGTGAGCCTAACGAAGGTTTTAGAATGGTTAAATATGAAATTGGGCTTGGTGAAATTGGACAAGGAAGTAATGATGTTCCTTTTTATAGATTAACAGATGCTATGATGATTAAAGCCGAATGTTTATTAAGAACAGGAGATGCTGATGCAGCAGCAGCTATTGTAACTCAAATTAGACAAAGAGATTTCAAAAACACCAATCCAGCTAAAGCAACAGTTACAGGAGCAAAACTTTTAGGAGGAAGCGTTTATAAATATGGAACCTACAAAGCTGGAGTGATTACAAATTATGAAGGAGGTGCTGATATTAAATATGGCGGTTTCTTAGATGAATTGGCTTGGGAGTTTGTTGGAGAAGCACATAGAAAACAAGACTTAATACGATTTGGAGTGTATTCTACAAAATCTTGGTTTTCAAAGGTAAAAAATCCTGGTGCAGCTTTTAGAGCTATTCTTCCAATACCACAGTCGGAAATGGATAAGAATAGTAATTTAAAACAAAACCCAGGATACTAA
- a CDS encoding 4-hydroxyproline epimerase, with translation MPRKTFFCVDAHTCGNPVRVVAGGGPNLVGNNMSEKRQHFLKEYDWIRKGLMFEPRGHDMMSGSILYPPSNSENDIGILFIETSGCLPMCGHGTIGTITIAVEEGLITPKIPGKIKMEAPAGLVQIEYQQTGKKVDWVRLTNVKSYLAAEGLTVDCPELGEIVFDVAYGGNYYAIVDPQKNFSGIQDFTAGKIVQYSQEVRKRINEKYPNLFIHPENDTIRDVSHMLWTGEPIDPASSGRNAVFYGDKAIDRSPCGTGTSARIAQLHAKGKLKKGEDYVHESFIGSKFIGRVEEETSIGDISAIVPSIQGWAKVYGYNTIIIDEDDDPYAFGFQVI, from the coding sequence ATGCCAAGAAAAACATTTTTTTGTGTAGATGCGCATACTTGCGGTAATCCAGTAAGAGTAGTTGCCGGCGGAGGCCCAAATCTTGTTGGAAACAACATGAGTGAAAAGCGGCAGCATTTTTTAAAAGAATACGATTGGATCCGTAAAGGATTAATGTTTGAACCGAGAGGTCACGACATGATGAGCGGCAGTATCTTGTATCCGCCGAGTAATTCGGAGAATGATATTGGAATTTTATTCATCGAGACTTCAGGATGTCTGCCTATGTGCGGTCACGGAACCATTGGAACTATAACCATTGCCGTCGAAGAAGGATTGATTACACCCAAAATCCCTGGGAAAATAAAAATGGAAGCTCCTGCCGGTCTGGTTCAGATTGAATACCAGCAGACAGGAAAAAAGGTGGATTGGGTTCGTTTGACAAATGTAAAATCATATCTGGCAGCCGAAGGTCTTACTGTTGATTGTCCTGAATTGGGAGAGATTGTTTTTGATGTGGCTTATGGCGGAAATTATTATGCTATTGTGGATCCGCAAAAGAATTTTTCAGGTATTCAGGATTTTACGGCTGGAAAAATTGTGCAGTACAGTCAGGAAGTGAGAAAACGGATTAATGAAAAATATCCAAATCTTTTTATTCATCCTGAAAATGACACGATTCGTGATGTAAGTCATATGCTATGGACAGGAGAACCGATAGATCCTGCGTCATCCGGCAGAAATGCTGTTTTTTACGGAGATAAAGCCATAGACCGTTCTCCCTGCGGTACAGGAACTTCGGCTAGAATAGCACAGCTTCATGCCAAAGGAAAATTGAAAAAGGGAGAAGATTATGTTCATGAAAGTTTTATCGGAAGCAAATTCATCGGAAGGGTTGAAGAAGAAACATCCATAGGAGATATTAGTGCTATTGTACCAAGCATTCAGGGCTGGGCAAAAGTATATGGTTACAATACGATTATTATCGATGAAGATGATGATCCGTATGCTTTTGGTTTTCAGGTGATTTAA
- a CDS encoding dihydrodipicolinate synthase family protein, which produces MKIKWEGVMPAVTTKFTEEGQLDLVMFEKNIKAQIEAGVNGIILGGTLGEASTLTKAEKEVLINETLKLAEGKIPVILNIAEQSTSEAVALAKRAEELGVNGLMLLPPMRYKATDYETVVYFKEIAKSTSLPIMIYNNPVDYKIEVTLDMFEELLKLDNIQAVKESTRDISNVIRIRNRFGNRLKVLCGVDTLALESLVTGADGWVAGLVVAYPEETVAIYKLVKAGRIEEAVEIYKWFMPLLELDISPQLVQNIKLAEVATGLGTENVRAPRLPLQGIERERVLAIIDAAMKNRPILPAYQEI; this is translated from the coding sequence ATGAAAATAAAATGGGAAGGCGTAATGCCGGCTGTAACTACCAAGTTTACAGAAGAAGGTCAATTAGATCTTGTAATGTTCGAAAAAAATATTAAAGCTCAAATCGAAGCTGGTGTCAATGGAATTATACTGGGAGGAACTCTTGGAGAGGCCAGTACATTGACTAAGGCAGAAAAAGAAGTTCTAATTAATGAAACTTTAAAATTAGCAGAAGGGAAAATTCCGGTTATCTTGAACATAGCCGAGCAGTCTACCAGTGAGGCTGTTGCTTTGGCAAAAAGGGCAGAGGAATTAGGCGTAAATGGTTTGATGCTGCTGCCTCCGATGAGGTATAAAGCTACCGATTATGAAACCGTTGTCTATTTTAAGGAAATAGCAAAAAGTACTTCATTACCCATCATGATTTATAACAATCCTGTCGATTATAAAATCGAAGTGACATTAGACATGTTTGAAGAACTTTTAAAACTGGATAATATTCAGGCGGTAAAAGAATCAACAAGGGATATCAGTAATGTAATTCGAATCAGAAATCGTTTTGGTAATCGATTAAAAGTGCTTTGCGGTGTTGATACTTTGGCACTTGAAAGTTTGGTAACAGGTGCTGACGGATGGGTTGCAGGTTTGGTAGTGGCCTATCCGGAAGAAACCGTAGCGATTTATAAACTCGTAAAAGCAGGAAGAATAGAGGAAGCTGTAGAAATTTATAAATGGTTTATGCCACTGCTGGAATTGGATATTTCTCCGCAGCTGGTGCAGAATATCAAATTGGCAGAAGTAGCCACAGGACTTGGAACAGAAAATGTAAGAGCTCCAAGACTTCCGCTGCAGGGAATAGAAAGAGAACGTGTTCTGGCAATCATTGATGCTGCAATGAAAAACAGACCGATTCTGCCTGCTTACCAAGAAATTTAA
- a CDS encoding NAD(P)/FAD-dependent oxidoreductase, with product MKKVSIIGGGIIGLCSAYYLAKEGYEVAVFDKSDMTDGCSYGNAGMIVPSHIIPLAQPGMIAQGIKWMFDSHSPFYVKPRLNLDLMKWGLQFYKHANLQHVEKAMPALCHLSLLSKELYQDFAKENHSFFYEEKGLLMLYKTDKTAEDMHHEGKLAEALGLEVDFLSKEEVSKLENGTVTSVIGGVHYKSDAHIYPQKFMQFIKEELYRLNVKIHLQTAVNDFVLKQNEITEIVTDKGTFATDEVILASGSWSPEIAKKLNVNISILPGKGYSFTLKDQSHKPSIPSILCEGKVAVTPMNNDIRFGGTMEITHTNDIKINKNRVQGIVNSINDFYPDLKIEMPKAEETWFGFRPCTPSGMPIIARDKKLKNLTLVTGHAMMGLSLAPGTGKIVTEIISGKRTSVDTEMFQL from the coding sequence ATGAAAAAAGTAAGTATAATAGGCGGAGGAATAATAGGCTTGTGTTCAGCTTATTATTTAGCCAAAGAAGGCTATGAAGTAGCTGTTTTTGATAAATCAGATATGACAGACGGCTGTTCTTACGGGAATGCAGGAATGATTGTGCCGTCCCATATAATTCCGCTTGCACAGCCAGGCATGATTGCCCAAGGGATAAAATGGATGTTTGATAGTCACAGTCCTTTCTATGTGAAACCCAGATTAAATCTGGATTTGATGAAATGGGGATTACAGTTTTATAAGCATGCCAATTTACAGCATGTGGAGAAAGCAATGCCGGCACTTTGTCATCTATCGCTTTTGAGCAAAGAATTGTATCAGGATTTTGCCAAAGAGAACCATTCTTTTTTCTATGAGGAAAAAGGACTTTTAATGCTTTATAAAACTGATAAAACTGCTGAAGACATGCATCACGAAGGAAAATTGGCTGAAGCATTAGGGCTGGAAGTTGATTTTCTTTCGAAAGAGGAAGTTTCAAAATTAGAAAATGGAACAGTAACAAGTGTGATTGGAGGTGTTCATTATAAAAGTGATGCACATATTTATCCGCAAAAATTCATGCAGTTTATAAAAGAAGAATTATACAGGCTGAATGTAAAGATTCATCTTCAGACAGCTGTGAATGATTTTGTTTTAAAGCAAAATGAAATTACCGAAATCGTAACGGACAAAGGAACTTTTGCAACTGATGAGGTTATTTTGGCATCAGGTTCATGGAGCCCTGAAATTGCTAAAAAACTGAATGTTAATATTTCAATTCTGCCGGGGAAAGGGTATAGTTTTACTCTAAAAGATCAAAGTCACAAACCTTCAATTCCATCTATTTTATGTGAAGGAAAAGTTGCCGTAACACCTATGAATAATGATATTCGGTTTGGAGGAACAATGGAAATTACTCATACTAATGATATCAAAATTAACAAGAACAGAGTACAGGGAATCGTAAATTCAATCAATGATTTTTATCCTGATTTAAAAATTGAAATGCCCAAGGCGGAAGAAACTTGGTTTGGATTCAGGCCCTGCACGCCTTCAGGGATGCCGATAATTGCCAGGGACAAAAAACTTAAAAATCTGACATTGGTAACAGGACATGCTATGATGGGGCTAAGTCTGGCTCCTGGAACCGGAAAAATAGTCACGGAAATTATTTCCGGAAAACGAACGTCTGTTGATACCGAAATGTTTCAACTCTAA